One Patescibacteria group bacterium DNA window includes the following coding sequences:
- a CDS encoding DUF5661 family protein: protein MSNKKFFTTEEAKKVGDEIGIDWNKVDLEQFKQGLHVELEHGLVDPVTNVTDDDLVITGKIAWAHLNEFADYYTRLKTMEDEAEAYWENK, encoded by the coding sequence ATGAGTAACAAAAAATTTTTTACAACCGAAGAAGCTAAAAAGGTCGGAGATGAAATCGGGATTGATTGGAATAAAGTGGATCTAGAACAATTTAAGCAGGGCTTGCATGTTGAATTGGAACATGGCTTGGTAGACCCTGTTACCAATGTGACCGATGATGATTTAGTTATCACGGGTAAAATCGCCTGGGCGCATTTGAATGAATTCGCGGATTATTACACCAGGCTTAAAACCATGGAAGATGAGGCGGAAGCATATTGGGAAAATAAATAA
- a CDS encoding bifunctional DedA family/phosphatase PAP2 family protein — translation MFNINDFLLNLPLPLLDHWGYIIIFLAAIAEALPIFGTFIPGHTIIILGGLLAKLGVFRLEAVMAAAAVGVVVGDLLAYYIGRKFGYDFVIRYGKYFFLNEEKYKNTKKLVAEHTGKALIIGRFSPFTRALAAFLAGIYKIKFPKFIFYSIVGGASWAVLSVLLGYLMGQGFEGAAKYFGRIVLAAIILIILIFFAYRTLNKRRQIFVRKHSLYLALNAMSIYVFSKMVEDYFDKEATYHFDLWLTQNIASIHQPWLNKLMIFITNALSPEVLLAIAMLAAVYFFMKKNWHKAALIFMSSAGGLVLGAIFKQLIGRSRPAGGLVLETSFSFPSQHSLMAIIFFSLIMFLFYEKIKNKLLKYLFIFSNLFLIMLVGFSRVYLKVHYFSDVMVGFALGLFWLTFLILAFAVIIKLFKDKKYGKQQQSF, via the coding sequence ATGTTTAATATCAATGATTTTTTATTGAATTTGCCCTTGCCCCTGCTTGACCATTGGGGCTATATTATTATATTTCTTGCGGCTATCGCCGAGGCTTTACCGATTTTCGGCACTTTTATTCCCGGCCATACGATAATTATATTAGGAGGACTTTTGGCCAAACTCGGAGTATTTAGGCTAGAAGCGGTTATGGCCGCGGCGGCCGTTGGCGTGGTTGTCGGCGATTTGCTAGCTTACTATATTGGCCGTAAATTCGGCTATGATTTTGTTATCCGCTACGGCAAATACTTTTTTTTAAATGAGGAGAAATATAAGAATACTAAAAAATTGGTGGCCGAACATACGGGTAAAGCTTTGATTATCGGACGGTTTAGCCCGTTTACCAGGGCTTTAGCGGCTTTTTTAGCCGGCATTTACAAAATAAAATTTCCTAAATTTATTTTTTATTCTATCGTCGGCGGCGCTAGCTGGGCGGTTTTATCCGTTCTTTTAGGTTATCTTATGGGCCAAGGCTTTGAAGGCGCGGCCAAATATTTCGGCCGGATAGTTTTAGCCGCCATAATTTTAATTATTTTAATATTTTTTGCTTATCGGACGCTTAATAAGAGAAGGCAGATTTTTGTCAGAAAGCATAGTTTGTATTTAGCCCTGAACGCCATGTCAATTTATGTTTTTTCCAAGATGGTTGAAGATTATTTTGACAAAGAAGCAACCTATCATTTTGATCTTTGGCTTACGCAAAATATAGCTTCAATTCATCAGCCATGGTTAAATAAGCTGATGATTTTTATAACCAATGCTTTAAGCCCGGAAGTTTTATTGGCCATAGCCATGCTCGCGGCTGTTTATTTTTTCATGAAAAAAAATTGGCATAAAGCCGCTTTAATTTTTATGAGTTCGGCCGGCGGTCTAGTTTTAGGCGCGATTTTTAAGCAGTTAATCGGCCGTTCAAGGCCGGCCGGCGGCCTAGTTTTAGAAACTAGCTTCAGTTTCCCCAGCCAGCATTCGCTCATGGCTATAATATTTTTTTCTTTAATAATGTTTTTGTTTTACGAAAAAATAAAAAATAAATTGTTAAAATATTTATTTATTTTCAGCAATTTATTTTTAATAATGTTAGTCGGTTTCTCAAGGGTTTATCTGAAAGTGCATTATTTTAGCGACGTTATGGTTGGATTCGCCTTAGGCCTATTTTGGCTGACTTTTTTGATTTTGGCTTTTGCCGTTATTATAAAATTATTTAAAGATAAAAAATATGGAAAACAGCAACAATCATTTTGA
- a CDS encoding HNH endonuclease signature motif containing protein codes for MPIAKCKICKKEFYIKPSHLKLGYGKYCSRKCKYLGQRKGKYVLCEICGQETWKTPKALKISKSGKFFCSKKCQTIWRNKYYIGKLHSNWQGGEFTYYRVMKESKIPIKCKLCGLDDKRVLIIHHKDCNRKNYKINNLVWLCRNCHYLVHNKNVKVK; via the coding sequence ATGCCTATAGCAAAATGTAAAATTTGTAAAAAAGAATTTTATATTAAACCAAGCCATTTAAAACTGGGTTATGGTAAATACTGTTCGAGAAAATGCAAATATTTAGGGCAAAGAAAAGGTAAGTATGTTCTTTGTGAAATTTGCGGTCAGGAAACATGGAAAACGCCAAAGGCATTGAAAATTTCAAAGAGCGGGAAGTTTTTTTGCAGCAAGAAATGCCAGACTATTTGGAGAAATAAATATTATATTGGCAAACTTCATTCAAATTGGCAAGGCGGTGAATTCACTTATTATCGCGTTATGAAAGAGAGTAAAATCCCAATAAAATGTAAATTATGCGGCTTGGATGATAAAAGAGTTCTAATTATACATCATAAAGATTGTAATAGAAAAAATTATAAGATTAATAATTTAGTTTGGCTGTGTCGCAATTGCCATTATTTGGTTCATAATAAAAATGTGAAAGTAAAATAA
- a CDS encoding GerMN domain-containing protein, with protein sequence MEFLKIKLVWKIVIAVFLLAVVILGVRLLSGDEDIWLCQNGGWVKHGNPSASEPATPCGDKKQPDEVLVTMPQANQTVSSPLAVEGQARGNWFFEASFPIELIDDQGKILGQSYVQAQSDWMTENFVLFKGEINYQAAATTTGMLVLKKDNPSGLPENDKKIEMPVLISPSEIMAVKAFFSNNNLDKEITCAKVFAVERQAAKTVATAKAALEELLKGPSGQEISQGFYTSINPGVKIQELTIAGGVAKVDFDETMEKGMGGSCRVGAIRAQISETLKQFSTVKEVIISVNGRTEDILQP encoded by the coding sequence ATGGAGTTTCTTAAAATAAAATTAGTTTGGAAAATTGTAATCGCCGTTTTTTTATTAGCCGTTGTAATTTTAGGCGTAAGACTATTAAGTGGTGATGAAGACATTTGGCTTTGCCAAAACGGCGGCTGGGTTAAACACGGCAACCCGAGCGCGTCCGAGCCAGCTACGCCTTGCGGCGACAAGAAACAGCCGGACGAAGTTTTAGTAACAATGCCGCAAGCGAACCAGACGGTTAGCAGTCCCTTGGCCGTAGAGGGGCAGGCCAGAGGCAATTGGTTTTTTGAAGCCAGTTTTCCGATTGAGCTTATTGATGACCAGGGGAAAATATTAGGCCAAAGCTACGTGCAGGCGCAAAGCGACTGGATGACCGAGAATTTCGTGCTGTTTAAAGGAGAAATAAATTACCAGGCAGCGGCCACGACTACGGGCATGTTGGTTTTAAAAAAGGATAATCCGTCCGGTTTGCCGGAAAATGATAAAAAAATAGAGATGCCGGTTTTAATCAGCCCTAGCGAAATTATGGCAGTCAAAGCCTTTTTTAGCAATAATAATTTAGATAAAGAGATAACTTGCGCTAAAGTTTTTGCCGTGGAGCGCCAGGCCGCTAAAACCGTAGCGACCGCTAAGGCGGCGCTTGAAGAGCTTTTAAAAGGTCCGAGCGGGCAAGAAATATCCCAGGGCTTTTACACCAGTATTAACCCGGGCGTTAAAATCCAAGAATTGACTATTGCCGGCGGAGTCGCTAAAGTTGATTTTGATGAAACTATGGAAAAGGGCATGGGTGGATCATGCCGCGTCGGCGCCATTCGGGCGCAAATCAGCGAAACCTTAAAACAATTTTCTACGGTTAAAGAGGTTATTATATCGGTTAACGGCCGAACCGAGGATATTTTGCAGCCGTAA
- a CDS encoding DUF6580 family putative transport protein — protein MKKYLPALVLIILGIAARFLPHPANFAPIGAIAIFSGLYLPKKWALILPLAAMFFSDLFIGFYGWPIMLSVYSSFTVMGLIGLLVRRNKKLSTVLGGTILGSVIFYLMTNGAVWAFGSLYPQTAAGLLQSYYMAVPFFRNSLLGDLFYTGALVGACEFSLALLYKEKKVTAMV, from the coding sequence ATGAAAAAGTATCTGCCAGCGTTAGTTTTAATTATTTTAGGCATCGCGGCCAGGTTTTTACCCCACCCGGCTAATTTCGCGCCAATCGGGGCAATCGCGATTTTTTCCGGATTATATCTTCCGAAGAAATGGGCGCTTATTCTGCCTTTAGCCGCCATGTTTTTCAGCGATTTGTTCATCGGTTTTTACGGCTGGCCGATTATGCTGTCGGTTTATTCAAGTTTCACGGTTATGGGTTTAATCGGCCTATTAGTCAGGCGGAACAAAAAATTAAGCACGGTTTTAGGCGGTACGATTTTAGGCAGTGTGATATTTTATTTAATGACAAACGGAGCGGTCTGGGCGTTCGGCTCTCTTTATCCGCAGACCGCGGCCGGATTGCTACAAAGTTATTATATGGCCGTTCCTTTTTTTAGGAACAGCCTGCTCGGCGATTTATTTTATACCGGAGCTTTAGTCGGCGCCTGTGAGTTTAGCTTGGCGTTATTATATAAAGAAAAGAAAGTAACGGCGATGGTGTAA
- a CDS encoding ATP-binding cassette domain-containing protein yields MSEEVILRFDEVNFEYEHDKPILDGAGFSVRKSAKITLMGQNGAGKSSMFALIMGELKPKSGRVSITNGATIATAKQVMAREDFSLTIIEYFAKAFEIVQPNLASKISKVLEAVNLDAPTDRLVGDLSGGQQARLLLAFALIQNPDILLLDEPTNNLDQAGIDHLIEFLVMYDKTVIVISHDADFLNCFTEGVIYLDVFTKKIETYVGDYFSVVEEISKRVERERRKNAQLKKLIIDRKEKVNFFANKGGKMRKLAKKLKDETAELEEDMVDVRQEDKTIREFSIKAQDIAGEIVKISAVKVIHNHQPIIKEVDKIIRKKIHLLVTGPNGVGKSTFLRSLVSGKNQQAKILDKVRVGYYSQDFSNLDFNQTVFDSLASALNEGTDTQAMRSVAAGFLIHGDLMGHKVSELSEGQKGLLSFARLTLMQPGLLILDEPTNHINFRHLPIIAKAINEYAGAMIMVSHMPDFVKQIKFDDDLDLGKV; encoded by the coding sequence ATGTCCGAAGAAGTAATTTTGCGATTTGACGAAGTAAATTTTGAATACGAGCATGATAAGCCGATTTTAGATGGAGCCGGTTTTAGCGTGCGTAAAAGCGCTAAAATTACATTAATGGGGCAAAACGGCGCGGGCAAGAGTTCAATGTTCGCTTTAATTATGGGCGAATTAAAACCTAAGTCCGGCCGGGTATCTATCACTAACGGCGCGACTATCGCTACGGCCAAGCAAGTTATGGCGCGCGAAGATTTCTCTTTAACAATCATAGAATATTTTGCCAAAGCTTTTGAAATAGTACAACCAAATTTGGCCAGTAAAATATCTAAAGTTTTAGAAGCGGTTAATTTAGACGCTCCGACCGATCGGCTAGTCGGAGATCTTTCCGGCGGGCAGCAGGCCAGATTGCTTTTAGCTTTTGCCTTGATCCAAAATCCGGATATACTTTTGCTTGACGAACCGACTAACAATTTAGATCAGGCCGGCATTGATCATTTAATTGAATTTTTAGTTATGTATGATAAAACCGTAATTGTAATTTCCCATGACGCGGATTTTTTAAATTGCTTTACCGAAGGCGTTATTTATCTTGATGTTTTTACCAAAAAAATCGAAACGTATGTCGGCGATTATTTTTCGGTAGTTGAAGAAATTTCCAAGCGAGTTGAGCGCGAGCGGAGAAAAAACGCCCAGCTTAAAAAATTAATTATCGATCGCAAAGAAAAAGTGAATTTTTTCGCCAACAAGGGCGGCAAGATGCGCAAACTGGCTAAAAAGCTTAAAGACGAAACCGCCGAGCTTGAAGAAGATATGGTAGACGTCAGGCAGGAAGATAAAACTATTAGGGAATTTAGTATTAAGGCGCAAGATATCGCCGGCGAGATTGTTAAAATCAGCGCCGTAAAAGTTATCCATAATCATCAGCCCATAATAAAAGAGGTTGATAAAATAATTCGTAAAAAAATACACTTGCTCGTTACCGGACCGAATGGAGTCGGCAAAAGCACGTTTTTGCGTTCGCTCGTTTCCGGGAAAAACCAACAGGCAAAAATTTTAGATAAGGTGCGCGTCGGTTATTACAGCCAGGATTTTTCCAATTTGGATTTTAATCAGACGGTTTTTGATTCGCTCGCGAGTGCTCTGAATGAAGGCACGGATACGCAGGCCATGCGTTCGGTCGCGGCCGGATTCTTAATCCACGGAGATTTAATGGGCCATAAAGTAAGTGAGTTATCCGAAGGGCAAAAGGGGTTATTATCTTTCGCGCGCCTTACGCTTATGCAGCCCGGACTATTAATTTTAGATGAGCCGACCAATCATATTAATTTTCGCCATCTGCCCATAATCGCCAAGGCGATTAATGAATACGCCGGCGCCATGATTATGGTTAGCCATATGCCTGATTTCGTCAAACAGATAAAGTTTGATGATGATTTGGATTTAGGCAAAGTTTAG
- a CDS encoding GreA/GreB family elongation factor: MQTPIRKPGKYTHLKPDRHLTEVKYSELKNKLDRLKFNRPRLAEEVKKYASDGDFSENAAYQIAKGRLRGMNQKILEIEDHLKLAVIIKPVKNSGLVQLGSSVTVATGGKEKTYLILGSSETNPQSGIISRNSPIGSALIGGKLGEQIKIKLADRVVEYKIIKIE; the protein is encoded by the coding sequence ATGCAAACTCCAATTAGAAAACCTGGAAAATACACTCATCTAAAGCCTGATAGGCATCTAACCGAGGTCAAATACAGCGAGCTTAAAAATAAGCTGGACCGGCTTAAATTTAACCGTCCGCGGCTGGCGGAAGAAGTTAAAAAATACGCTTCAGACGGCGATTTTTCGGAAAACGCGGCTTACCAAATCGCCAAAGGCCGTTTAAGAGGCATGAACCAAAAAATTTTAGAAATAGAAGATCATCTAAAACTCGCCGTAATAATTAAGCCTGTTAAAAATAGCGGCCTAGTCCAACTAGGCTCAAGCGTAACCGTTGCTACCGGCGGAAAAGAAAAAACCTATTTAATACTAGGGTCGTCGGAAACTAACCCGCAAAGCGGCATTATCTCGCGCAATTCTCCGATCGGCTCGGCCCTAATCGGCGGAAAACTCGGCGAGCAGATAAAAATAAAACTGGCCGATAGAGTAGTTGAATATAAAATTATAAAAATAGAATAG
- a CDS encoding PPC domain-containing DNA-binding protein, with translation MKIKRQKIKKLIWLEIKNGDDLHSAISGYCLENNIKAGLIFAVGALKNAKLGFYDQANKKYLAESVNKPLEILSCLGNISLKDSQPFIHAHLTVSDRAGRVYGGHLEKGSIIFACECAILEASGELLNRKFNKLTGLNLWSFLK, from the coding sequence ATGAAAATTAAAAGGCAAAAGATCAAAAAATTAATTTGGCTGGAGATTAAAAACGGCGATGATTTGCACAGCGCCATCTCCGGCTATTGTTTAGAAAATAATATCAAGGCCGGGTTAATTTTCGCTGTCGGCGCTTTAAAAAACGCTAAACTGGGCTTTTATGATCAGGCTAATAAAAAGTATTTAGCTGAAAGCGTGAATAAGCCTTTGGAAATTTTATCTTGTCTTGGCAATATATCGCTTAAAGACAGCCAGCCGTTTATTCATGCCCATTTAACCGTGTCCGACAGAGCCGGTCGAGTTTACGGCGGACACTTGGAAAAAGGTTCAATTATTTTCGCCTGCGAGTGCGCGATTTTAGAAGCTTCGGGCGAACTTTTAAATAGAAAATTTAATAAATTAACCGGTTTAAATTTATGGAGTTTCTTAAAATAA
- a CDS encoding matrixin family metalloprotease translates to MKIFYRIITIVFSAALIIGLVFYFEDDLKLAEKNLTKIINPCDKPIEYSLGDFDSKFGLSQSDFLKAIDQAAQIWQTPINKNLFTYAENGALPTGQAGLKINLIYDSRQEATDKLKKLGLNINNDQASYEVLKVKYNAFEKTYNAQKTELDNIVKYYDEQKANYEDEVKAANKRGGASAAEYDILEQERKDLNKLVESIKQKQTALNKTVDDINAVASVINRLIRELNLTVGDYNTIGASASGEFQEGRYVKDETGERIDIYQFDNQELLVRVLAHELGHALGIDHLDNPHAVMYRLNESGNEKITADDITALKAVCKIK, encoded by the coding sequence ATGAAAATATTTTATAGAATAATTACAATAGTTTTTTCCGCCGCTTTAATTATCGGTTTGGTGTTTTATTTTGAAGACGATTTAAAGCTGGCCGAAAAAAATTTAACTAAGATAATTAATCCTTGCGATAAACCGATTGAATATTCGCTCGGCGATTTTGATTCTAAATTCGGCTTGAGCCAGTCCGATTTTTTAAAAGCCATCGATCAGGCGGCGCAAATTTGGCAAACACCCATCAACAAAAATTTATTTACTTACGCGGAGAACGGCGCCCTGCCTACCGGACAGGCAGGTTTAAAAATTAATTTGATTTATGACTCGCGCCAAGAAGCGACCGATAAGTTAAAAAAATTAGGCCTTAACATTAATAACGATCAAGCCAGTTATGAAGTTTTAAAAGTTAAATATAACGCTTTTGAAAAAACTTATAACGCGCAAAAAACCGAGCTTGATAATATTGTTAAATATTATGATGAGCAAAAGGCTAACTACGAAGACGAAGTTAAGGCGGCTAATAAGCGCGGCGGAGCAAGCGCGGCCGAATACGATATTTTAGAGCAAGAAAGAAAAGATTTAAATAAGCTGGTAGAATCAATCAAGCAAAAGCAAACTGCGCTTAATAAAACGGTTGACGATATTAACGCCGTGGCCAGCGTTATAAATAGGTTGATTCGCGAATTGAATTTAACCGTGGGCGATTATAATACTATTGGCGCCAGCGCTTCGGGCGAATTTCAGGAAGGCCGATATGTTAAAGATGAAACCGGTGAAAGAATAGATATTTATCAGTTTGATAATCAAGAGTTGTTAGTTAGAGTTTTAGCTCATGAGCTTGGCCATGCCTTAGGAATTGATCATCTGGATAATCCCCATGCGGTTATGTATAGATTAAACGAAAGCGGCAATGAAAAAATAACGGCCGACGATATAACGGCTTTAAAGGCGGTTTGTAAAATAAAATAA
- a CDS encoding DUF5654 family protein, translating to MENSNNHFEKIKTESSKISREVKEKTLGFILTAFGLVAGLAWNEAIQSLIKSFFAVDKDSILVKFIYAIVITILVVIVTVYLTRFFGKNEEENKK from the coding sequence ATGGAAAACAGCAACAATCATTTTGAAAAAATTAAAACAGAAAGTTCAAAAATTTCGCGCGAAGTCAAAGAAAAAACTTTAGGCTTTATTCTTACGGCTTTCGGGCTAGTCGCCGGCTTGGCCTGGAATGAGGCTATTCAATCTTTAATTAAAAGTTTTTTTGCCGTTGATAAAGATTCAATCTTGGTTAAATTTATTTATGCCATTGTTATTACTATCTTGGTAGTAATTGTTACTGTTTATTTAACCAGATTTTTCGGCAAAAACGAAGAGGAAAACAAAAAATAA
- a CDS encoding NAD(P)/FAD-dependent oxidoreductase: protein MLYDVIVIGGGPAGMMAAARAGERGARVLLLEKNNQLGAKLLATGHGRCNITNVLADKKEMINVYGKNHKFLFSAFNKFGAEDTIKFFNDLGVATKEEDRGRVFPLSDKAIDVRSALIKYLKQNSIDIKFGAEVKKILVIKNKIASVILNNGQEILSKNFIISTGGKSYAETGSTGSGFEWLEKLGHKIITPRPALTPVIVKEPIVKNLEGLSLKDIRISLYQNNKKIISRMGEIIFTADGISGPAIIDLSERIGAILPAPTFLRIDFKPEMESAELEKKLQNDFHQAHNKMFKNYLTGLVPPKLAPVIIKLAGVNALKQVNIITKSERQALVKALKEFSLEIKELKGFNKAMITAGGVDIKEVDPKTMRSRLYENLFLAGEILDLDGPSGGYNLQICWSTGYAAGESVIF from the coding sequence ATGCTTTATGATGTAATAGTAATCGGCGGCGGGCCGGCCGGCATGATGGCGGCCGCTCGCGCGGGCGAACGGGGAGCGCGCGTTCTTTTACTCGAAAAAAATAATCAGCTCGGGGCTAAACTGCTCGCGACCGGGCATGGCCGTTGTAATATTACTAATGTACTGGCCGATAAAAAAGAGATGATTAACGTTTATGGAAAAAATCATAAATTTTTATTTTCCGCGTTTAATAAATTCGGCGCCGAAGATACGATAAAGTTTTTTAACGATTTAGGCGTGGCGACAAAAGAAGAAGACCGCGGCCGTGTTTTTCCGCTAAGCGATAAAGCGATTGATGTGCGAAGCGCGCTAATTAAATATTTAAAGCAAAACAGCATTGATATAAAATTTGGCGCCGAGGTTAAAAAGATTTTAGTTATTAAAAATAAAATTGCCAGCGTTATTTTAAATAATGGCCAAGAAATTTTAAGTAAAAATTTTATCATTTCAACCGGCGGCAAGTCGTACGCCGAGACCGGTTCAACAGGCTCGGGCTTCGAGTGGCTGGAAAAATTAGGCCATAAAATTATTACGCCTAGGCCGGCCTTAACGCCGGTAATAGTAAAAGAACCAATCGTTAAAAATTTAGAAGGCTTAAGCTTAAAAGATATTAGAATCAGCCTTTATCAAAATAATAAAAAAATTATTAGCCGCATGGGAGAAATTATTTTTACGGCCGACGGCATAAGCGGTCCGGCGATTATTGATTTAAGCGAGCGCATCGGCGCGATACTGCCGGCCCCGACTTTTTTAAGAATTGATTTTAAGCCGGAGATGGAATCGGCTGAATTAGAAAAAAAACTGCAAAATGATTTTCACCAAGCGCATAATAAAATGTTTAAAAATTATTTAACCGGCTTGGTACCGCCGAAATTAGCGCCCGTTATTATTAAACTAGCCGGCGTTAATGCCTTAAAACAAGTTAATATTATTACTAAGTCCGAACGCCAAGCTTTGGTAAAAGCGCTTAAAGAATTTTCTTTAGAAATTAAAGAGCTAAAAGGCTTTAATAAGGCCATGATTACGGCCGGCGGAGTTGATATTAAAGAAGTTGATCCTAAAACCATGCGCTCGCGGCTATATGAAAATTTATTTTTAGCCGGAGAAATACTGGATTTAGACGGGCCAAGCGGCGGTTATAATTTGCAAATTTGCTGGAGCACGGGCTACGCGGCCGGGGAGAGCGTGATTTTTTAA
- the rlmN gene encoding 23S rRNA (adenine(2503)-C(2))-methyltransferase RlmN, with protein sequence MNLEKLENILSQEPKFRLKQARQAIFVDLISNWNQATNFPLALRKKLNQECPLEIEAENLVSREGNSIKALISLEDGLKIETVLLEHGAGRNTVCLSSQVGCPLGCLFCATGKMGFKRNLTDAEIIEQAVYFARLLKKEGRQINNIVFMGMGEPFLNYDNVLDAIKILNGKDGLNIGARHISISTIGVATGIKKLAAQPLQVNLAISLHAPNDDLREQLIPANKKYSLDAIIEELNNYLKQTGRRVMIEYLMIDKFNDDKEQAQELALLLKKIDRPLYFVNLIAYNPTDEFKPSPAKRIKDFKLALNKQGVEVTERYRFGQDIKAACGQLAGKF encoded by the coding sequence ATGAATTTAGAAAAATTGGAAAATATTTTAAGTCAGGAGCCGAAATTTAGATTAAAGCAAGCCAGACAGGCGATTTTTGTTGACTTAATAAGCAATTGGAATCAAGCCACTAATTTTCCTCTGGCGCTAAGAAAAAAATTAAATCAAGAATGCCCGCTAGAGATTGAAGCGGAAAATTTAGTTAGCCGTGAAGGCAATTCTATTAAGGCTTTAATTAGTTTAGAAGACGGCTTAAAAATTGAAACCGTATTACTTGAGCATGGCGCCGGGCGCAACACGGTTTGTTTGTCTTCTCAAGTTGGCTGTCCGCTCGGCTGCTTATTTTGCGCTACGGGGAAAATGGGCTTTAAAAGAAATTTAACCGACGCGGAGATAATAGAGCAGGCTGTTTATTTCGCGCGCTTATTAAAAAAAGAAGGCCGGCAGATTAACAATATAGTTTTTATGGGCATGGGCGAACCGTTTTTAAATTATGATAATGTTTTAGACGCGATTAAAATTTTAAACGGTAAAGACGGCCTTAATATCGGTGCGCGCCATATTTCCATTTCCACTATCGGCGTAGCTACCGGCATTAAAAAGTTGGCTGCGCAGCCGCTACAAGTTAATTTGGCGATATCGCTTCACGCGCCTAACGATGATTTGCGCGAACAGCTTATCCCGGCCAATAAAAAATATTCGCTTGACGCGATTATTGAAGAATTAAACAATTATTTAAAACAAACCGGCCGCCGGGTTATGATTGAATATTTAATGATTGATAAATTTAATGATGATAAAGAGCAGGCTCAAGAGCTAGCGCTTTTATTAAAAAAAATAGATCGGCCGTTATACTTCGTGAATTTAATCGCTTATAATCCGACCGATGAATTTAAGCCGTCGCCGGCCAAGAGAATTAAAGATTTTAAATTGGCCTTAAATAAGCAAGGCGTAGAAGTAACCGAACGCTACCGTTTCGGCCAGGATATCAAAGCCGCCTGCGGGCAGCTGGCGGGGAAATTTTAA